Proteins encoded by one window of Halichondria panicea chromosome 8, odHalPani1.1, whole genome shotgun sequence:
- the LOC135339937 gene encoding serine/threonine-protein kinase NLK2-like, with the protein MMVTVQHAGSITSYWQPNHLLPYHPAGCGQLVQCSWHPTSALLPPSNPPIFHLPLVESPVSLSPTPVASTVEPEQPIGYGSFGVVWSVLNPHSGERTAMKKIPTVFHSLLSCIRTFREIKIMCEIKHENLLSATDMIQPPTMDQFNDIYVLSQLMESDLHQIIVSPQKLTEDHIKVFIYQIIRGLQYLHSAGIIHRDMKPGNLLVNSNCFLKICDFGFARAIEPNPNTPMTLEVVTQYYRAPELLAGCKHYDTAIDIWSVGCIFAELLGRKILFEATSQSKQLDMITDLLGTPSLDDVKHITSRKSIRNLLSRHKPPASQQLYALSPNGTISHEAVHLLSQLLIFNPEKRISCVDALYHPFLDDGRIRYHTFLCTCCTTGPVGGRQFAQVLEPSAPDLFDFSYEKDLVSIPKAKALLHRYICQTHSHLPPLFINTCSKQYKQFQSCAPGVPQTG; encoded by the exons ATGATGGTGACTGTACAGCACGCTGGAAGTATCACCTCGTATTGGCAACCTAACCATCTACTGCCTTATCACCCAGCCGGGTGTGGGCAATTGGTGCAGTGTTCATGGCATCCCACCTCAGCTCTTTTGCCCCCAAGCAATCCTCCTATTTTTCACCTCCCATTGGTCGAGTCCCCCGTATCTCTCTCCCCTACCCCAGTGGCGTCTACAGTAGAACCAGAACAGCCTATAGGATATGGATCTTTTGGAGTGGTCTG GTCAGTGTTAAACCCACACTCTGGAGAGAGGACTGCCATGAAGAAAATTCCAACTGTTTTTCATTCCCTCTTGTCTTGCATTCGAACTTTCAGAGAGATCAAGATAATGTGTGAGATAAAACATGAAAAT TTGTTGTCAGCAACCGACATGATTCAACCTCCCACCATGGATCAATTCAATGATAT CTATGTGTTGAGCCAATTGATGGAATCTGACCTGCACCAGATCATAGTATCTCCTCAGAAGCTCACGGAAGATCACATAAAAGTGTTTATCTATCAGATCATAAGAG GGCTCCAGTACTTGCATTCCGCTGGCATAATTCATAG ggaTATGAAACCTGGTAATCTTCTGGTCAACAGCAACTGTTTTCTTAAGATCTGTGACTTTGGATTTGCTCGAGCTATAGAGCCTAACCCGAACACTCCGATGACTCTGGAGGTCGTGACTCAATATTATCGTGCCCCTGAGTTACTGGCTGGATGCAAGCATTACGATACTGCCATTGATATCTGGTCTGTTGGCTGCATCTTTGCTGAGCTTCTGGGGAGGAAGATACTGTTTGAAGCCACCTCTCAAAGCAAACAA CTTGATATGATCACTGACCTGCTTGGAACGCCTTCCCTCGATGATGTGAAGCACATCACCTCTCGTAAGAGCATCAGGAACCTATTGTCTCGTCATAAGCCACCAGCCTCGCAACAACTCTATGCCCTGTCACCCAACGGTACCATCAGTCACGAGGCCGTTCATCTCTTGTCTCAGCTGCTGATTTTTAACCCT GAGAAACGTATCTCGTGTGTAGATGCCCTGTACCACCCATTCCTGGATGATGGTCGCATTCGTTACCATACATTCTTGTGCACCTGTTGTACTACTGGGCCTGTTGGAGGAAGACAATTTGCACAAGTCCTGGAACCTAGTGCTCCAGACCTCTTCGACTTCTCGTACGAAAAAGATCTTGTCTCCATTCCCAAGGCTAAAG CTCTACTACACCGCTACATCTGCCAAACCCACTCCCACCTTCCTCCTTTATTTATCAACACCTGTTCAAAGCAGTACAAGCAATTTCAAAG CT